Proteins encoded in a region of the Bombyx mori chromosome 23, ASM3026992v2 genome:
- the LOC101743457 gene encoding uncharacterized protein LOC101743457 isoform X2, whose product MTLLAPCQKVDFDNGRSDNSIRVIWTQNPLPRVGEFFKQMKKRGKTVNFVSNNSIRSRANYEAQFKAAGIDNGFESLIIPSIAVAEYLKSATFNKTVYCVTCTETKRVLEAHGFKCKEGPDLGPEYYGEYIQYLEDDEEIGAVVFDSDFRINLPKMYRAITYLKRPEVLFINGATDRSVPMKPGLLALGTGVFADLVTAEVKREPVLLGKPGKAFGEFAMKRAGITDPSRVLFIGDMIAQDVSLGKAVGFNTLLVLTNTTKEEMLSHTIRPDYYAASLGSIVPLIQ is encoded by the exons ATGACATTGCTGGCGCCGTGTCAAAAAGTTGACTTTGACAACGGCAGAAGTGATAATTCAATTC GTGTTATATGGACTCAAAATCCTTTGCCGCGAGTCGGAGAGTTCTTTAAACAGATGAAGAAACGCGGGAAGACAGTGAATTTCGTTTCCAATAATAGCATTCGATCCAGAGCAAATTATGAAGCTCAATTCAAAGCAGCCGGCATCGACAACGGCTTT GAGAGCCTGATCATTCCATCTATCGCAGTGGCAGAGTACCTGAAATCAGCTACATTCAATAAAACTGTTTACTGTGTAACCTGTACTGAGACCAAAAGAGTCTTAGAAGCTCACGGATTCAAATGCAAGGAAGGT CCAGATCTAGGGCCAGAGTACTATGGCGAATATATTCAGTATTTAGAAGACGATGAAGAGATAGGAGCCGTCGTTTTTGACAGCGATTTTAGGATAAACTTGCCGAAAATGTACCGAGCCATAACTTACCTGAAAAGACCTGAGGTCCTCTTCATAAATGGAGCGACTGATAGGTCGGTGCCAATGAAACCTGGTCTTTTAGCTTTAG GGACGGGAGTTTTTGCAGATCTGGTTACGGCAGAAGTGAAACGAGAGCCCGTGCTGCTTGGGAAGCCAGGAAAAGCTTTCGGTGAATTCGCTATGAAGCGAGCCGGCATCACCGATCCTAGTCGAGTTCTTTTTATCGGTGACAT gatcgCCCAAGATGTATCTCTAGGGAAAGCAGTTGGTTTCAACACTTTATTAGTTTTAACGAACACTACCAAAGAAGAAATGTTGTCACACACAATACGACCAGATTACTACGCGGCGTCTCTTGGTAGTATTGTGCCTCTAATTCAGTAA
- the LOC101743457 gene encoding uncharacterized protein LOC101743457 isoform X3 has protein sequence MKKRGKTVNFVSNNSIRSRANYEAQFKAAGIDNGFESLIIPSIAVAEYLKSATFNKTVYCVTCTETKRVLEAHGFKCKEGPDLGPEYYGEYIQYLEDDEEIGAVVFDSDFRINLPKMYRAITYLKRPEVLFINGATDRSVPMKPGLLALGTGVFADLVTAEVKREPVLLGKPGKAFGEFAMKRAGITDPSRVLFIGDMIAQDVSLGKAVGFNTLLVLTNTTKEEMLSHTIRPDYYAASLGSIVPLIQ, from the exons ATGAAGAAACGCGGGAAGACAGTGAATTTCGTTTCCAATAATAGCATTCGATCCAGAGCAAATTATGAAGCTCAATTCAAAGCAGCCGGCATCGACAACGGCTTT GAGAGCCTGATCATTCCATCTATCGCAGTGGCAGAGTACCTGAAATCAGCTACATTCAATAAAACTGTTTACTGTGTAACCTGTACTGAGACCAAAAGAGTCTTAGAAGCTCACGGATTCAAATGCAAGGAAGGT CCAGATCTAGGGCCAGAGTACTATGGCGAATATATTCAGTATTTAGAAGACGATGAAGAGATAGGAGCCGTCGTTTTTGACAGCGATTTTAGGATAAACTTGCCGAAAATGTACCGAGCCATAACTTACCTGAAAAGACCTGAGGTCCTCTTCATAAATGGAGCGACTGATAGGTCGGTGCCAATGAAACCTGGTCTTTTAGCTTTAG GGACGGGAGTTTTTGCAGATCTGGTTACGGCAGAAGTGAAACGAGAGCCCGTGCTGCTTGGGAAGCCAGGAAAAGCTTTCGGTGAATTCGCTATGAAGCGAGCCGGCATCACCGATCCTAGTCGAGTTCTTTTTATCGGTGACAT gatcgCCCAAGATGTATCTCTAGGGAAAGCAGTTGGTTTCAACACTTTATTAGTTTTAACGAACACTACCAAAGAAGAAATGTTGTCACACACAATACGACCAGATTACTACGCGGCGTCTCTTGGTAGTATTGTGCCTCTAATTCAGTAA
- the LOC101743457 gene encoding uncharacterized protein LOC101743457 isoform X1, translated as MGTESKHLLDLSVEDFNKFLDSFDHVLSDCDGVIWTQNPLPRVGEFFKQMKKRGKTVNFVSNNSIRSRANYEAQFKAAGIDNGFESLIIPSIAVAEYLKSATFNKTVYCVTCTETKRVLEAHGFKCKEGPDLGPEYYGEYIQYLEDDEEIGAVVFDSDFRINLPKMYRAITYLKRPEVLFINGATDRSVPMKPGLLALGTGVFADLVTAEVKREPVLLGKPGKAFGEFAMKRAGITDPSRVLFIGDMIAQDVSLGKAVGFNTLLVLTNTTKEEMLSHTIRPDYYAASLGSIVPLIQ; from the exons atggGTACTGAATCTAAACATTTATTAGATTTAAGTGTTGAAGACTTTAACAAATTTCTAGATTCCTTCGACCATGTCCTCTCCGATTGTGATG GTGTTATATGGACTCAAAATCCTTTGCCGCGAGTCGGAGAGTTCTTTAAACAGATGAAGAAACGCGGGAAGACAGTGAATTTCGTTTCCAATAATAGCATTCGATCCAGAGCAAATTATGAAGCTCAATTCAAAGCAGCCGGCATCGACAACGGCTTT GAGAGCCTGATCATTCCATCTATCGCAGTGGCAGAGTACCTGAAATCAGCTACATTCAATAAAACTGTTTACTGTGTAACCTGTACTGAGACCAAAAGAGTCTTAGAAGCTCACGGATTCAAATGCAAGGAAGGT CCAGATCTAGGGCCAGAGTACTATGGCGAATATATTCAGTATTTAGAAGACGATGAAGAGATAGGAGCCGTCGTTTTTGACAGCGATTTTAGGATAAACTTGCCGAAAATGTACCGAGCCATAACTTACCTGAAAAGACCTGAGGTCCTCTTCATAAATGGAGCGACTGATAGGTCGGTGCCAATGAAACCTGGTCTTTTAGCTTTAG GGACGGGAGTTTTTGCAGATCTGGTTACGGCAGAAGTGAAACGAGAGCCCGTGCTGCTTGGGAAGCCAGGAAAAGCTTTCGGTGAATTCGCTATGAAGCGAGCCGGCATCACCGATCCTAGTCGAGTTCTTTTTATCGGTGACAT gatcgCCCAAGATGTATCTCTAGGGAAAGCAGTTGGTTTCAACACTTTATTAGTTTTAACGAACACTACCAAAGAAGAAATGTTGTCACACACAATACGACCAGATTACTACGCGGCGTCTCTTGGTAGTATTGTGCCTCTAATTCAGTAA